TATATAATACATTGAACTGCCGATGTACACACAAAACTATACaatatcatttcctttcctcgTTCAATACACACTGATACAAAGAACGCACACACTTGGGTTTCAAATTTGATCAGATTTATTCGTGgcaatttacaatttttttttgctacTGTTATTCAAGAAAACCCATAAGTTTTTTGTGCACATAAATTAGTTTTATAGATCGAAAAAGTAAATAATATAAGATGGGAGAGAGGAGAAGAAGTGGTGCATTCTTGAGTTTGGTTTTGAGTTTGGGTTTCTTGCTATTATTGTGCGAAGGGAAGACGAAGAGAACACAGAAGAATGCGTATGCCACAATGATGTATATGGGGACTCCGAGGGATTACGAGTTCTACATAGCCACGCGTGTGATGCTGAGGTCTCTCGCAAAGCTTCAGGTCGATGCTGATCTTGTCGTTATTGCCTCCATGGATGTTCCACCCCTTTGGATTCAAGCTCTGTAAGTATATCTCCCCCACCCTCATTGTTGTAATGTTTCAGAAAACAAACTTTATTACAATATGTCGATTCCCCTTTATCACAATCTAGTGTCAGAGCCCTGTGAATAGAACTGGAATTCAAATTAATTTGGATCAATGCGGATTCATGAGAAATGGGGATGTGGgtaaaaaaatgttttgtaTAAATCTTGAAgcggtgaatttttttttcgaaattcaTATTTTCCCCTTTTTTTACCCTTTGTCTTGTGCAAAAGAGCTATTTTGTTTGGTTGTATTTCCGATGTTGgagaaaatattgagtttttttaaaaatatattagaaaattttatatgttccataatattttgtatatctttaggtaaaaaaaaaagattgatgCTTTTGtttagttattaattaattaatacttatATTTCCAACTTGGATTGACAATTGTCATGACAGTTGGCAAATCAGATGGTCAAAGTATCGTcccttccttttttttttgaagaacttttgactttttgttcaatttcatATTCTTATCCCTACGTCTCTCGTTTTTCTTTCCCTCTAAATTTTCCAttaagagatgttttatttCAATTCAACTTAATCAATCCATGCTTTTGTAAGAATTAAGTTATTATGCTttattaagcaattaaaactttaattactTTGTTTAAACAAGAAGTCTAATAAGttaataaaatagcatattGCTGCATGCTACTGCGTTAATGCGATGGATTACCCGTGCACGTTAAAAGTTAGTGATCGTGGGTTCTCACGTCATATGAAAAAACATATCTTAACGTTACAGGTGTTTTAGACGTGTGGTTTACTAACAAAGCCATccatttgattaattttttgttcaataatttgattgtttttcaaaaataattggGCCAGGCATAGCCAAGATTACCAAGTCCTgccaaaaattattaaaaaatatccgTGACACGTCCGAAGATTAGTTGGGAATATCAAGGACTTGGTCTCAGATCAACAATATTCTAATCTGTCCAAAAAATATCGGTGTATAATGACATGTTTTGCTAGACTAAAGGGAATATTCGAGTCGGAGGGAGCATATTGGTTAAGATGATCGAACTAATCGATGTTATATTCTGTAGTTGTTTAGAGTATTTATCAAGTTTTGAGGTCGTTTCGGCACTAGACGAATTCGAACTCGAGTCGAATCCTATAGAAGAAGTTGATGATTTCAGTAGCCGTTTATTCTATTTACAAGATTTGAATCTGTGGCTTTGATTGGAAGTAGTTTATTGGATCCACGTTCTTTTAAACATAATGCCATCTATTCCAAGAAATTCCTCCACCATAGAAAATTATTTCACTATTAAATTACTCGTAAATCATTACTTGtatgtattatttaaattaCCCTAGAAAGGAGAGGACGTCAAGTTCTCTGTCAAGTGGGTATATCATTTCTTTGCCAGCAAATGaatgatttaatatttttattttttattttttatttctccaATTTTTCAAGCAATTTTAAGTAGTTGTCTTATTATTCTGAACAAATACTTGGCCCTTGTATGAATCTTTAACTAACAGACAATTTTGTACTTGTGAGGTTGACTTTTAGTTAATTTTTCCTGGACTATAACAATTTTATGtccataattatttatttatttatgttgtttGTTTGGTGACGGAGAAAGATGTATTTGATTACCTTCATCATAAGTGATTTTGTAACATGAATTACCATGCTCATGAATAATTCACTATAAGGCATCTCAAAATCCTTACTCTATGCATTCAGATGTTTCTTGATAGTATTAAAACCAATACAAGAAAAGTGCAAATTTATAAACAAATAGCTCCAAGGAAATTAATGTTGATATGTTGTTTTTAAGAGAAGAGGAGGATGGAGCTAAGGTGATGAAAGTGGAAAATGTTAAGAATCCATATGTAAAAGATCCGAATTCGGGTTGGAGATTCACAAAGACACTGAACAAGCTGTACGTGTGGAAGCTAGTCGAGTATGAGCGTGTGGTCATGCTTGATGCCGACAATCTCTTCCTTCAAAAAACCGATGAACTCTTTCAATGCGGGCAGTTTTGTGCTGTTTTCATCAATCCCTGCATCTTTCACACCGGTCTCTTTGTGTTGCAGGTATAACCTTTTCATCCACACCGTGTATGAAGATAGAGTTGACAATTTGTTAATTATGAGGCTACGTAATGGATTTGTTTAGCCCTTAGGCTGGGAGAGTTAGAGGAAGacactaaattttttaaatatgttatcCTGTTGATACATGGGAAACATTATAGAGCAGAAATTGTGAAGTGAAATGTGTTCACTTTACAGAAATCCCATCACTAAAATGGTCAAAATTTGCAGCCATCTTTAGAGCTTTTCAACGATATGATTCATGAGTTGGAGATCGGCAGAAGTAACTCTGATGGCGCTGACCAAGGATTCATAGGAAGCTACTTCCCAGATTTACTTGATCGACCAATGTTTCACCCTCCTTCAAATGCCACAACCCTCGATGGAACCTACCGACTTCCTCTAGGCTACCAAATGGATGCTTCTTATTATTGTAAGTAAACACACTTAGAACCCGTGGTTCCGAAAATCATACATAAATTATTTGCTTTGACATATCGCATTTGCACAGTAAATTGCATATGGTCAATCAGGGTCAAGTAATTACTCAGTGACATGTTTACTTATTTATCTGGTTCCAGATCTCAAACTTCATTGGAGCGTGCCTTGTGGGCCGAACAGTGTCATCACATTCCCGGGAGCTCCATGGTTAAAACCATGGTATTGGTGGTCATGGCCTGTCCTCCCCTTGGGCATTCAATGGCATGAACAACGGCTTCAAACTCTCGGGTAAAATTAAGCTCTCTCTCATAAACCATTTGCAAAACCATCTTGCTCTTGTTCCATTTGTTTTTACGTGTCTTGATCAAACACACCCTCTGATGCttgttttgtgatatatatGCTATTCCCAACAGCTACGCTGCAGAAACGCCTATCGTGTTCATCCAAGCTATATTTTACTTGGGAGTCA
The DNA window shown above is from Primulina huaijiensis isolate GDHJ02 chromosome 12, ASM1229523v2, whole genome shotgun sequence and carries:
- the LOC140990735 gene encoding putative glucuronosyltransferase PGSIP8, which codes for MGERRRSGAFLSLVLSLGFLLLLCEGKTKRTQKNAYATMMYMGTPRDYEFYIATRVMLRSLAKLQVDADLVVIASMDVPPLWIQALEEEDGAKVMKVENVKNPYVKDPNSGWRFTKTLNKLYVWKLVEYERVVMLDADNLFLQKTDELFQCGQFCAVFINPCIFHTGLFVLQPSLELFNDMIHELEIGRSNSDGADQGFIGSYFPDLLDRPMFHPPSNATTLDGTYRLPLGYQMDASYYYLKLHWSVPCGPNSVITFPGAPWLKPWYWWSWPVLPLGIQWHEQRLQTLGYAAETPIVFIQAIFYLGVMAVARIARPNLSKLCYRREEKSVFLLHTGFKLIALWSILAAYIIPFFLVPHTVHPVIGWGLYLLGTFSLSFMAINAFLLPLLHVLVPWLGIIGALLVMAYPWYNNGVSRALAVFGYAFCSSPFLWVSLVKIVSSLHVSLEREAFLPRLGENASPLGFNKLY